Proteins encoded by one window of Acidimicrobiales bacterium:
- a CDS encoding alpha/beta hydrolase, translating into MSAPALFARTWGQGPPVVLLHGLGASSRYWEPLAEASSGYAAVAPDLLGFGRSPKPPCASYDVACHLEALAPLLPAGAAVVVGHSTGAILAAALAAARPRSVAALLLLGLPAFADEATARREVGRLGLLARLTVDGNPLARTLCIAMCRLRPLATAIAPVLMRDLPPSIAADGALHTWASYHRTLEGVVLGHRVADDLGALAVPVTLLHGERDTTAPVHYVRALTDEVGVAGVRTELHVVDGDHHLAVRQPSAVARALAPLLRAPPSSPGQGAPDA; encoded by the coding sequence ATGAGCGCACCCGCGCTGTTCGCCCGCACCTGGGGCCAGGGCCCGCCGGTCGTGCTGCTGCACGGCCTCGGCGCTTCCTCTCGCTACTGGGAGCCCTTGGCCGAGGCCAGCTCCGGCTATGCCGCCGTGGCTCCCGACCTGCTCGGCTTCGGCCGCTCGCCCAAACCGCCCTGCGCCAGCTACGACGTCGCCTGCCACCTCGAGGCGCTGGCGCCGCTGCTTCCCGCCGGCGCGGCCGTCGTGGTCGGCCACTCCACCGGCGCCATCCTGGCCGCCGCCCTCGCCGCCGCCCGTCCTCGTTCCGTGGCCGCCCTGCTCCTTCTCGGCCTCCCCGCCTTCGCCGACGAAGCCACCGCCCGCCGCGAGGTCGGCCGCCTCGGGCTGCTGGCGCGCCTCACCGTGGACGGCAATCCCCTGGCCCGCACGCTGTGCATCGCCATGTGCCGGTTGCGGCCGCTGGCCACCGCCATCGCCCCTGTGCTCATGCGGGACCTGCCTCCCTCCATCGCCGCCGACGGCGCCCTCCACACCTGGGCCTCGTACCACCGCACCCTCGAGGGCGTGGTGCTGGGCCATCGGGTGGCCGACGACCTGGGCGCCCTTGCGGTGCCCGTCACCCTGCTCCATGGCGAGCGTGACACCACCGCCCCTGTCCACTACGTCAGGGCGCTGACCGACGAGGTGGGGGTCGCGGGAGTGCGGACCGAGCTCCACGTGGTGGACGGAGACCACCACCTCGCCGTGCGCCAGCCTTCAGCGGTGGCCAGGGCGCTCGCGCCGCTGCTCCGTGCTCCGCCGTCATCGCCGGGCCAGGGCGCGCCCGATGCATGA
- a CDS encoding phosphatase PAP2 family protein yields the protein MGATKLGARSAEDRLVSRLVGKGSRKGSTPFSRVGDVVQRPPSWAALAGLISLFGPRGRRAAIRGGACYLGAAAAHLPIKAAVGRRHPPGAALHQLGPFTSSFPSGHAAADLAFVFGASQELPKLFVPLSLGTMAVHWSLVRKRAHYPSDVLVGGALGIAVALASRKLSPPQRPPQDDDTPLAAAEPPGAESSAAPVAAANAAVRG from the coding sequence ATGGGAGCCACCAAATTGGGCGCACGATCGGCCGAAGACCGGCTGGTCAGCCGGCTCGTCGGGAAGGGGTCGCGCAAGGGGTCGACGCCGTTCAGCCGGGTCGGCGATGTCGTACAGCGCCCTCCGAGCTGGGCGGCGCTGGCCGGTCTCATCTCGCTGTTCGGGCCGCGAGGTCGACGCGCCGCCATACGTGGGGGAGCCTGCTACCTCGGTGCGGCGGCCGCCCACCTCCCCATCAAGGCGGCGGTGGGTCGTCGCCATCCTCCCGGCGCCGCCCTCCACCAGCTGGGCCCCTTCACCTCCTCGTTCCCCTCCGGCCACGCGGCGGCGGACCTCGCCTTCGTGTTCGGAGCCTCCCAGGAGCTGCCGAAGCTGTTCGTCCCGCTCTCCCTGGGCACGATGGCGGTACACTGGTCGCTGGTCCGCAAGAGAGCGCACTACCCCTCCGACGTGCTCGTCGGGGGCGCCCTCGGCATCGCGGTGGCGCTGGCGTCACGGAAGCTGTCGCCGCCGCAGAGGCCGCCCCAGGACGACGACACCCCGCTGGCCGCAGCGGAACCGCCCGGTGCGGAGTCTTCTGCGGCGCCGGTGGCTGCGGCGAACGCCGCGGTACGAGGCTGA
- a CDS encoding cation:proton antiporter encodes MGGAFLAAGLLARAGRRVGLPTIPFFMAAGVIFGPNTPGLALVEDPHDLELLAALGLILLLFHLGLEFSLNDLVAGGRRLLGIGSIYLLLNVGGGFLLGLAFGWGTSEALVIAGAVGISSSAIVTKLLVELRRLANPESRLILGVIVVEDIFLAFYLALLQPVLGDAQGAADAALQFGAAFVFLVSLGAVARWGAGMVGRLVDSPDDELLTVCFVGVAVLVAGVAEELGVSDAIGAFMAGLILAESPVAHRIERLVLPLRDAFAAAFFFAFGLTIDPGDAWEVAGPVAVAVALSVVLNLAAGVIAARLQGYGRAAAANIGLTILGRGEFSLILATLAASAGLDARIGPFVALYVLVLAMLGPLLAARAPSLARLLPGRLFAAESHPATNVSVPGAPSG; translated from the coding sequence GTGGGAGGCGCCTTCCTGGCCGCCGGCCTGCTGGCCCGGGCCGGTCGGCGCGTTGGGCTGCCCACCATCCCGTTCTTCATGGCCGCCGGGGTCATCTTCGGCCCCAACACACCCGGCCTCGCCCTGGTCGAGGACCCTCACGACCTGGAGCTGCTGGCTGCCCTCGGGCTGATCCTGTTGTTGTTCCACCTCGGCCTCGAGTTCAGCCTCAACGACCTGGTCGCGGGGGGGCGCCGGCTGCTCGGGATCGGCTCCATCTACCTGCTGCTCAACGTCGGCGGTGGGTTCCTGCTCGGGCTCGCCTTCGGCTGGGGAACCAGCGAGGCACTGGTCATCGCCGGTGCCGTGGGCATCTCGTCGTCGGCCATCGTGACCAAGCTGCTCGTCGAGCTGCGCCGGCTGGCCAATCCCGAGAGCCGCCTGATCCTCGGCGTCATCGTGGTGGAGGACATCTTCCTCGCCTTCTACCTGGCCCTGCTCCAGCCGGTGCTGGGCGACGCGCAGGGGGCGGCCGACGCCGCACTCCAGTTCGGCGCCGCCTTCGTGTTCCTCGTCTCCCTCGGCGCCGTCGCCCGCTGGGGAGCGGGGATGGTCGGCCGCCTCGTCGACAGCCCCGACGACGAGCTGCTCACCGTCTGCTTCGTCGGCGTCGCCGTCCTCGTCGCCGGCGTGGCCGAGGAGCTCGGCGTCTCCGATGCCATCGGCGCGTTCATGGCCGGCCTCATCCTGGCCGAGAGCCCCGTCGCCCACCGCATCGAGCGGCTGGTGCTCCCGCTGCGCGACGCCTTCGCGGCAGCCTTCTTCTTCGCCTTCGGTCTCACCATCGACCCCGGCGACGCCTGGGAGGTGGCCGGGCCGGTGGCGGTGGCGGTGGCCCTGTCCGTCGTGTTGAACCTGGCCGCCGGGGTCATCGCGGCTCGCCTCCAGGGCTATGGGCGGGCGGCGGCGGCCAACATCGGGTTGACGATCCTGGGGCGAGGCGAGTTCTCGCTCATCCTCGCCACGCTGGCGGCCTCCGCCGGCCTCGACGCCCGCATCGGCCCGTTCGTGGCCCTCTACGTCCTGGTCCTGGCCATGCTCGGACCCCTCCTTGCCGCCCGGGCGCCCTCGCTCGCCCGCCTGCTCCCGGGCCGTCTCTTCGCCGCCGAGTCGCACCCGGCGACCAACGTCTCCGTTCCCGGGGCGCCGAGTGGCTAG
- a CDS encoding TrkA C-terminal domain-containing protein, whose translation MNPSEPRRRLVTGDVTEVALPGIGQRYDVPTVEGGTVTVVIHHSGRRDLYVLRGGDQPQAAVALTDSQARTLGAILGGAYFKPAVVEEIEAVIGGLLIDWVTLDENSPGTGRTIADLQVRSETKMTIAAILRDHETLVAPEPSETLRAGDRLVVIGRQEDLPGFRRHVVRR comes from the coding sequence ATGAATCCATCCGAGCCCCGCCGCCGTCTCGTCACCGGGGACGTCACCGAGGTGGCGCTGCCCGGCATCGGCCAGCGCTACGACGTGCCCACCGTCGAAGGCGGCACCGTCACCGTGGTGATCCACCACTCCGGGCGACGCGACCTCTACGTCCTTCGCGGCGGCGACCAGCCCCAGGCGGCGGTGGCCCTCACGGACTCCCAGGCGCGCACGCTGGGCGCCATCCTGGGCGGCGCCTACTTCAAGCCCGCCGTCGTCGAGGAGATCGAGGCGGTCATCGGCGGCCTGCTCATCGACTGGGTGACCCTGGACGAGAACTCGCCGGGGACGGGCAGGACCATCGCCGACCTCCAGGTCCGCAGCGAAACGAAGATGACCATCGCCGCCATCCTGCGCGACCACGAGACCCTCGTCGCCCCCGAGCCGTCGGAGACCCTGCGCGCCGGGGACCGCCTGGTGGTCATCGGCCGCCAGGAGGACCTGCCCGGGTTCCGTCGCCACGTCGTGCGCCGCTGA
- the secD gene encoding protein translocase subunit SecD, translating to MSSASRWRAVAALVAVVGATALAFTRSPRLGLDLEGGTQIVLEAQDTERVEVDGDVASRTVEVLRRRVDALGVAEPTLQRSGERRIIVELPGVADPDEAVEVIGRTAQLEFRPVLGVDAGPAETPSSGPPPPPQGPEDEIFESEDGEELRLGPPALAGEAVGSARAQVAVDLGASWHVVVSFRGDGGRQWAALTGEAACAPAGDPRRRVAIVLDREVVSSPQVSPEVACGEGIAGGETSITGSFSEGEAKDLALLIRAGALPVPVEIVEQRTVGPTLGDAAIRASVLAAAIGAALTILYMVAYYRLLGVLAALALMVYGLLSYATLLAIGATLTLPGIAGFILAIGMAVDANVLVFERAKDEHEAGRGVRPATVAGFRRAWSAIADSNATTLLAAVLLFFFASGAVRGFGITLSVGVLVSMFSALVVTRALVEAVLRWRRVLAAPGVLGLRVGGRLRSWLAERGPDLLGRRRLWFAISAGVLLVAVAGIATRGLSYGLEFSGGRLIEYQTERPADLTAVRQELADAGLPRAVVQESGDGNVTVRTGKVTAAQEDDVAAAVRSAGGDAQEVRDEFVGPTIGDELRRKAFIALGLALAAQLAYLAVRFRWTYATAAVAAMFHDVTILLGVFAWLGKELDGVFLAAMLTVIGYSINDSVVVFDRIREQRRARSGESLAEVANDACLQTIPRTINTGLGALFILVALYLLGGATLTDFALALLIGIVVGTYSSIFTAAPLAVALERPGPLPPARAAPPLKPRQSASGGDRLDEAEPAPSPPSARVLVPVRSPQPVPRPRKNRRRGGRRR from the coding sequence ATGTCGAGCGCGTCTCGTTGGCGCGCCGTCGCCGCACTGGTTGCGGTGGTCGGCGCGACGGCCCTGGCGTTCACCCGCTCCCCTCGTCTCGGACTGGACCTGGAGGGTGGAACGCAGATCGTCCTGGAAGCCCAGGACACAGAACGGGTGGAGGTGGACGGGGACGTGGCGTCGCGCACCGTGGAGGTGCTGCGGCGCCGGGTTGACGCGCTCGGCGTGGCCGAGCCCACCCTGCAACGCTCGGGCGAGCGACGCATCATCGTGGAGCTGCCCGGGGTGGCCGACCCCGACGAGGCGGTGGAGGTCATCGGTCGCACGGCGCAGCTCGAGTTCCGCCCGGTGCTCGGGGTCGACGCCGGCCCTGCCGAAACGCCGAGCAGTGGACCACCACCACCACCACAAGGCCCCGAGGACGAGATCTTCGAGAGCGAGGACGGCGAAGAACTGCGGCTCGGTCCGCCCGCGCTGGCGGGGGAGGCGGTCGGCTCCGCGCGGGCGCAGGTGGCGGTCGATCTCGGCGCCTCCTGGCACGTCGTGGTGAGCTTCCGGGGCGACGGCGGCCGCCAGTGGGCGGCGCTGACGGGCGAGGCCGCCTGCGCGCCGGCGGGCGACCCCCGGCGCAGGGTGGCCATCGTGTTGGACCGCGAGGTCGTCTCCAGCCCCCAGGTGAGCCCGGAGGTGGCGTGCGGCGAGGGGATCGCCGGCGGCGAGACCTCCATCACCGGCAGCTTCAGCGAAGGCGAGGCCAAGGACCTGGCGCTGTTGATCCGAGCCGGCGCGTTGCCGGTGCCGGTGGAGATCGTCGAGCAGCGCACCGTCGGGCCCACGCTGGGCGACGCCGCCATCCGGGCCAGTGTGCTGGCGGCCGCCATCGGCGCCGCTTTGACCATCCTGTACATGGTCGCCTACTACCGCCTGCTCGGCGTGCTCGCGGCGCTGGCACTGATGGTCTACGGGCTGCTCTCCTACGCCACCCTCCTCGCCATCGGCGCCACGCTCACCCTGCCCGGCATCGCCGGGTTCATCCTGGCCATCGGCATGGCGGTGGACGCCAACGTGCTGGTCTTCGAGCGGGCCAAGGACGAACACGAGGCCGGCCGCGGCGTCCGACCGGCCACCGTGGCGGGCTTTCGGCGGGCGTGGTCGGCCATCGCCGACTCCAACGCCACCACCCTGCTCGCCGCCGTGCTGTTGTTCTTCTTCGCCTCCGGTGCCGTGCGGGGCTTCGGCATCACGCTGTCGGTGGGTGTGCTCGTCTCCATGTTCTCGGCCCTGGTCGTCACCCGCGCCCTCGTCGAGGCGGTCCTGCGCTGGCGGCGGGTGCTCGCCGCCCCTGGGGTTCTCGGCCTGCGCGTGGGCGGCCGGCTCCGGAGCTGGTTGGCCGAGCGCGGCCCCGACCTGCTCGGTCGCCGACGGCTGTGGTTCGCCATCTCCGCCGGCGTCCTCCTCGTCGCAGTGGCCGGCATCGCCACCCGGGGCCTGAGCTACGGGCTCGAGTTCTCCGGCGGGCGCCTCATCGAGTACCAGACCGAGCGCCCGGCCGACCTCACCGCCGTGCGCCAGGAGCTGGCCGACGCCGGGCTTCCACGCGCCGTGGTGCAGGAGTCCGGCGACGGGAACGTCACGGTGCGGACCGGCAAGGTCACCGCCGCCCAGGAGGACGACGTCGCCGCCGCCGTGCGGAGTGCGGGTGGGGACGCCCAGGAGGTCCGTGACGAGTTCGTGGGGCCGACCATCGGCGACGAGCTGCGCCGCAAGGCCTTCATCGCCCTGGGCCTCGCCCTCGCCGCCCAGCTCGCCTACCTGGCCGTCCGCTTCCGCTGGACCTACGCCACGGCCGCTGTGGCCGCCATGTTCCACGACGTCACCATCCTGCTCGGGGTGTTCGCCTGGCTCGGCAAGGAGCTCGACGGGGTGTTCCTCGCCGCCATGTTGACGGTGATCGGCTACTCGATCAACGACTCGGTGGTGGTGTTCGACCGGATCCGCGAGCAGCGCCGGGCCCGCTCGGGCGAGTCCCTGGCCGAGGTGGCGAACGACGCCTGCCTGCAGACCATCCCCAGGACCATCAACACCGGCCTCGGCGCCTTGTTCATCTTGGTGGCCCTGTACCTCCTGGGCGGGGCGACGTTGACCGACTTCGCCCTGGCCCTGCTCATCGGGATCGTGGTGGGCACCTATTCGTCGATCTTCACCGCCGCTCCGCTGGCCGTCGCCCTGGAACGACCTGGCCCGCTCCCGCCCGCCCGCGCCGCTCCACCCCTCAAGCCCCGGCAGAGCGCCTCGGGCGGCGACCGGCTCGACGAGGCCGAACCGGCACCGTCGCCGCCCTCTGCCCGGGTGCTCGTCCCGGTCCGCTCGCCGCAGCCGGTGCCGCGACCGCGCAAGAACCGACGTCGAGGAGGACGCCGACGATGA
- a CDS encoding VTT domain-containing protein, giving the protein MPTRRYWTVPAAVMAAMLLTFAVVEALGVEPLSDPRPLLDAGGGVLAAGTGIGLLGADVFLPVPSSGVMLAHGALFGIVFGAALSLVGSVGAFSLGFALGRRGERAMARLVAEEERSRAEQLLLRWGVLAIVVTRPVPILAETTAFMAGASPLGWRTSMVAALVGSLPAAVLYGVAGALAASFATGAVVFAAVILLGLVVLALSRMTEREPSPVARP; this is encoded by the coding sequence GTGCCCACCAGGCGGTACTGGACCGTGCCTGCTGCCGTGATGGCGGCGATGCTTCTCACCTTTGCGGTAGTCGAGGCGCTGGGCGTGGAACCGCTGAGTGACCCGAGGCCGCTCCTCGATGCTGGAGGAGGAGTTCTCGCCGCTGGCACCGGGATCGGGCTCCTCGGGGCCGACGTCTTCCTTCCGGTGCCCTCCAGCGGGGTGATGCTGGCGCACGGCGCCCTGTTCGGCATCGTGTTCGGCGCCGCCCTGTCCCTCGTCGGATCCGTGGGTGCCTTCTCATTGGGGTTCGCCCTCGGCCGTCGGGGCGAGCGGGCCATGGCGCGCCTGGTGGCCGAGGAGGAACGCAGCCGTGCCGAGCAACTCCTGCTCCGATGGGGGGTGCTCGCCATCGTGGTGACGCGGCCGGTGCCGATCCTGGCCGAGACGACAGCCTTCATGGCGGGAGCGTCGCCCCTCGGCTGGCGCACCTCTATGGTGGCCGCCCTGGTGGGATCGCTGCCCGCTGCCGTGCTCTACGGCGTGGCCGGAGCACTGGCCGCCTCGTTCGCCACCGGGGCAGTGGTGTTCGCTGCGGTGATCCTGCTCGGGCTGGTGGTTCTCGCCCTGTCGCGCATGACAGAACGTGAGCCGTCGCCGGTGGCCCGCCCGTGA
- a CDS encoding NAD(P)-dependent oxidoreductase, with amino-acid sequence MARLGFCGLGQMGAPMAGRLVDAGHDVTVWNRTRERAVPLVERGARLAGSPAEAAEGADALFTMLSAPGAVDAVLFGDHGAAAAIAGGSTVVEMSTIGPAAVHAVRSRLPEPVTMLDAPVLGSVPQAGDGSLKVFVGGDAGLFRRWEGVLAHLGHPVLLGPLGAGASMKLVANSTLGALMTGLAEALALADGLGLDRSAVLDVLAESPIGVTVRSKRANVESRRYSPPNFKLALAVKDLGLVADAAAENGVDLRVGAAARSWMEDAEKAGLGGLDYSAVIAHALGQEPPVPG; translated from the coding sequence ATGGCGAGGCTGGGCTTCTGCGGGCTCGGGCAGATGGGCGCGCCGATGGCGGGCCGGCTGGTCGACGCCGGCCACGACGTGACCGTCTGGAACCGGACGCGGGAGCGGGCGGTACCGCTCGTCGAGCGGGGCGCGCGCCTCGCCGGCTCGCCCGCCGAGGCGGCGGAGGGCGCTGACGCGCTGTTCACCATGCTGTCGGCGCCCGGCGCCGTCGACGCCGTGCTGTTCGGCGACCACGGGGCGGCTGCGGCCATAGCCGGGGGCAGCACCGTCGTCGAGATGTCGACCATCGGGCCGGCGGCGGTCCACGCCGTCCGGTCCCGCCTGCCCGAGCCCGTGACCATGCTGGACGCTCCCGTCCTGGGCAGCGTGCCGCAGGCGGGCGACGGCTCCCTCAAGGTGTTCGTGGGCGGCGACGCCGGGTTGTTCCGGCGCTGGGAGGGCGTCCTGGCCCACCTGGGTCACCCCGTCCTGCTCGGCCCGCTCGGCGCCGGGGCGTCCATGAAGCTGGTGGCGAACTCCACCCTGGGTGCGCTGATGACGGGCCTGGCCGAGGCGCTGGCGCTGGCGGACGGGCTCGGGCTCGACCGCTCGGCGGTGCTCGACGTGCTCGCCGAGTCGCCCATCGGCGTGACCGTCCGCAGCAAGCGCGCCAACGTGGAGTCGCGCCGCTACTCGCCGCCCAACTTCAAGCTGGCCCTCGCCGTCAAGGACCTCGGGCTGGTCGCCGACGCCGCCGCCGAGAACGGCGTCGACCTCCGTGTGGGAGCCGCCGCCCGGTCGTGGATGGAGGACGCCGAGAAAGCGGGGCTGGGGGGCCTGGACTACTCGGCGGTCATCGCCCACGCCCTCGGCCAGGAGCCGCCCGTCCCCGGGTGA
- a CDS encoding DUF1206 domain-containing protein — protein MTDTIRGTRAVGDDADERDDEDLGDKAAESPVVQGLGRAGLAARGTLYAIVGVLALQVAAGRTTQRPDQQGALTAIAHQPLGKVLLVAAAVGFAGYAVWRLSAAFLDTEGDGTGPKGWAQRAADLGRGLLYAGFCLTALRLVAGSSGDDRTKEADLTAAVLRAPLGRLAVAAIGLAVIGAGVYNGYRASSGNYRKKFDTGDMSRRARRWLPRVATVGLAARAVVFGLVGTFLVRAAVRYDPNEAVGIDGALQRLAHAPYGPALLAVVAAGLFTFGLFSFLEARYRRLMDRDV, from the coding sequence ATGACCGACACCATCCGGGGGACGAGGGCCGTGGGCGACGACGCGGACGAGCGCGACGACGAGGACCTGGGCGACAAGGCCGCCGAGAGCCCGGTCGTGCAGGGACTGGGCCGCGCCGGGCTCGCAGCCCGGGGCACGCTGTACGCCATCGTGGGCGTGCTGGCCCTCCAGGTCGCCGCCGGGCGTACCACCCAGAGGCCGGACCAGCAGGGGGCCCTCACCGCCATCGCCCACCAACCCCTCGGCAAGGTGCTGCTCGTGGCCGCCGCCGTGGGCTTCGCCGGCTACGCCGTGTGGCGCCTGTCGGCGGCGTTCCTCGACACCGAGGGCGACGGGACGGGCCCCAAGGGCTGGGCGCAGCGGGCGGCGGACCTGGGCCGGGGCCTGCTGTACGCCGGCTTCTGCCTCACCGCCCTGCGCCTGGTGGCCGGCTCGAGCGGCGACGACCGCACCAAGGAGGCCGACCTCACCGCCGCTGTGCTGCGGGCGCCGCTGGGGCGGCTCGCCGTCGCCGCCATCGGCCTGGCCGTGATCGGCGCCGGCGTCTACAACGGGTACCGGGCGTCCTCCGGCAACTACCGCAAGAAGTTCGACACGGGCGACATGAGCCGGCGGGCCCGGCGGTGGCTCCCGCGTGTGGCGACGGTCGGGCTGGCGGCCCGGGCGGTGGTGTTCGGCCTGGTCGGCACCTTCCTCGTCCGGGCCGCCGTCCGCTACGACCCCAACGAGGCGGTGGGCATCGACGGTGCCCTCCAGCGCCTGGCCCACGCGCCCTACGGGCCGGCGCTCCTCGCCGTCGTCGCCGCCGGGCTGTTCACCTTCGGCCTCTTCTCGTTCCTCGAGGCCCGCTACCGGCGCCTGATGGACCGCGACGTCTGA
- the rdgB gene encoding RdgB/HAM1 family non-canonical purine NTP pyrophosphatase: protein MRLVLASANRDKAAEIAAVLEGFELVPRPPWVGEVDETGETLEENALLKARAIREATGEAAVADDTGLEVDALDGAPGVYSSRYAGPEASYADNVAALLAALGDRPDRTARFRTVAVACFPDGREVIADGAVEGTITTEPRGEAGFGYDPVFVPDGLDGRTFAEMTAAEKNAVSHRGRAFRALAALLATRRSPT from the coding sequence GTGCGGCTGGTCCTGGCCTCCGCCAACCGCGACAAGGCGGCCGAGATCGCCGCCGTGCTCGAGGGCTTCGAGCTGGTGCCCCGGCCGCCGTGGGTGGGGGAGGTCGACGAGACCGGGGAGACCCTCGAGGAGAACGCCCTCCTCAAGGCCCGCGCCATCCGGGAGGCCACCGGGGAGGCGGCGGTGGCCGACGACACCGGCCTCGAGGTGGATGCCCTCGACGGCGCCCCGGGCGTGTACTCGTCCCGCTACGCCGGCCCGGAAGCCTCCTACGCCGACAACGTGGCCGCCCTGCTCGCCGCCCTGGGCGACCGCCCCGACCGCACGGCCCGGTTCCGGACGGTCGCCGTCGCCTGCTTCCCGGATGGCCGGGAGGTGATCGCCGACGGAGCCGTCGAGGGCACGATCACCACCGAGCCCCGCGGCGAGGCCGGGTTCGGGTACGACCCCGTCTTCGTGCCCGACGGCCTCGACGGGCGCACGTTCGCCGAGATGACGGCCGCCGAGAAGAACGCCGTCTCCCACCGGGGCCGGGCCTTCCGGGCCCTGGCCGCCCTCCTGGCGACGCGTCGGTCGCCGACCTGA
- the rph gene encoding ribonuclease PH, producing MTERSYGRKPDDLRPLSFQRDYTDFAAGSVLVSMGRTRVLCTASVDEQVPRWMKGTGKGWVTAEYSLLPGSTAERVSREAVKGRQSGRTQEIQRLIGRSLRAVTDLAGMGEISVVLDCDVLQADGGTRTASICGAYVALHDALTRRAQASPARPFAIKEGCAAISVGVVDAVAMLDLDYSEDVRAEVDMNVVMTSSGRFVEVQGTAEGLPFTRTELDDLLGLAEHGIAEILDAQAAVLAEPPPRR from the coding sequence GTGACGGAGCGGAGCTACGGGCGCAAGCCAGACGACCTGCGCCCGCTGAGCTTCCAGCGCGACTACACCGACTTCGCGGCCGGCTCGGTGCTGGTGAGCATGGGACGCACCCGCGTCCTGTGCACCGCCTCGGTGGACGAGCAGGTGCCGCGCTGGATGAAGGGCACCGGCAAGGGGTGGGTGACCGCCGAGTACTCGCTGCTCCCCGGGTCGACGGCCGAGCGGGTCAGCCGGGAGGCGGTCAAGGGCCGACAGTCGGGCCGCACCCAGGAGATCCAGCGCCTCATAGGCCGCAGCCTGCGGGCCGTCACCGACCTGGCGGGCATGGGGGAGATCTCGGTCGTGCTCGACTGCGACGTCCTCCAGGCCGACGGCGGGACCCGAACGGCCTCCATCTGCGGTGCCTACGTCGCCCTCCACGACGCGCTCACCCGCCGGGCGCAGGCCTCGCCGGCCCGCCCCTTCGCCATCAAGGAGGGGTGCGCGGCGATCTCCGTCGGCGTCGTCGACGCGGTGGCCATGCTCGACCTCGACTACTCGGAGGACGTGCGGGCGGAGGTCGACATGAACGTGGTGATGACGTCGTCGGGACGGTTCGTCGAGGTCCAGGGGACGGCGGAGGGCCTCCCGTTCACGCGGACCGAGCTGGACGACCTGCTCGGGCTGGCCGAGCACGGCATCGCCGAGATCCTCGACGCCCAAGCCGCCGTCCTGGCCGAGCCGCCCCCCCGCCGCTGA
- a CDS encoding MBL fold metallo-hydrolase, whose translation MGVGLTFTVLGCSGSYPGPGGAASGYLVRGGGVAVWLDAGSGTLANLQRHVALDAVDGVVLTHEHPDHMSDIEGYRVACAYVIDRTGVPVYAPSGVRARLSAEPEPAFDWRTVADGDAVEVGGLSLRFSRTDHPPETLAVRVDGEGRSMAYTADTGPAWSMAGAFGDGVDVALCEATYLADREGTAGHLSGRQAGALARAAGARRLVLTHLWPVIDPQAVRAEAEGAYGGPVDLARMHETYEV comes from the coding sequence GTGGGCGTGGGGCTGACCTTCACCGTCCTCGGGTGCTCGGGCAGCTACCCGGGCCCCGGCGGCGCAGCCAGCGGCTACCTGGTGCGGGGCGGGGGCGTCGCCGTGTGGCTGGACGCCGGCTCCGGCACCCTGGCCAACCTCCAGCGCCACGTCGCTCTCGACGCCGTGGACGGCGTGGTCCTCACCCACGAGCACCCCGACCACATGAGCGACATCGAGGGCTACCGGGTGGCGTGCGCCTACGTCATCGACCGCACCGGGGTCCCCGTGTACGCCCCCTCCGGGGTGCGGGCGCGCCTGTCGGCCGAGCCCGAGCCGGCGTTCGACTGGCGGACCGTCGCCGACGGAGACGCCGTGGAGGTGGGCGGGCTGTCCCTGCGCTTCTCCCGCACCGACCACCCGCCCGAGACGCTGGCCGTGCGCGTCGACGGGGAGGGCCGCTCGATGGCGTACACGGCCGACACCGGTCCGGCGTGGTCCATGGCCGGCGCGTTCGGCGACGGGGTCGACGTGGCCCTCTGCGAGGCGACGTACCTGGCCGACCGCGAGGGCACGGCCGGGCACCTCAGCGGGCGCCAGGCGGGCGCGCTCGCCCGGGCGGCGGGCGCCCGGCGCCTCGTCCTCACCCACCTCTGGCCGGTGATCGACCCCCAGGCGGTCCGGGCCGAGGCCGAGGGCGCGTACGGTGGGCCGGTGGACCTGGCCCGTATGCACGAGACGTACGAGGTATGA